A stretch of DNA from bacterium:
GCGGTCTGCAACATCTGGGTGCGCGTCGGCTCGAACCTGGAGCCCGACGGGGTGCGCGGCTGGGCGCACGGCATCGAGCACCTGCTGTTCAAGGGCACCGCCCGGCGTGCCGAGGGCGACTTCGCGCGCGAGGTCGCCGACCTCGGCGGCACCACCAACGCCGGCACCGGCTACGAGACCACGAACTACCACATCACCGTGCCGGCGGAACACCTGCCCGCGGCGGTCGACATCCTGCACGACGCCCTGTTCCACTCCGAGTTCGAGCCTGCGGCGCTGGACGCCGAGCGCAAGGTGCTGGTCCACGAGAACCACATGTACGACGACCAGCCCTCGGGCTTCGGCGTGACCTGGCGCTGGGGCCTGGAGCTGGCGCGCGACGTCAGCCCCTACCGGCACCCGATCGGCGGCCGGGACGAGGACCTGCTGTCCACGCCCCGCGAACGGATCGTCGACTTCTGGCGGGCCGCCTACCAGCCCGACCGCATGACGGCCGTGGTGGTGGGCGACGTCGAGGCCGGGGCGGTCCTGGACCTGCTGGCCGCGACCTTCGGGCCCGAGGCGCCGCCGCGCCCCTACGAGCTGCCGTCGCCGGCCGGCGAACCGCCCCACGACCGCCTGCGTGCGCGGCTGGCCCGGGGCGACCTGCAGCGCGTCTACGGCAAGCTGCTGCTGCCGGGCGTGGCCGAGAACGATCCCGACCAGCCGGCCCTGGCCGTCGTGCAGCAGATCCTGTCGGACGGGCGCAGCGCGCGGCTCTACCGCCGCATCCAGGAAGAGATGCAGCTGGTCGGCGGCATCGGCCTGCTGAGCGAATCCGGCCCGCGCGAGGGGCTGCTGGTGGTGGACTTCGAGACCGACGCCGCGAAGGTCGCGGCGGCCGTCGCGGAGATCGGCGGCCTGCTGCAAGAGATGAAGGACGCACCGCCGGACGAGACCGAGCTGGACCGCGCCCGCATCCGCACCGAGCGCGGCTACGCCTTCGGGCTGGAGACGGTGCAGGGACGCGCCGCGAACCTGGGCTGGCACGACGCCATGGGCGACCCGCAGGCCGCCTTCGACTGGCCGCAGCGGGTGGCGGCGGTGACCGGCGCCGACGTCCAGCGCCTCTGCCGGCGCCTGTTCGTGCGCGAGGAGGCCGCGGTCCTCGTCTACGCCCCCGCCGACGGCGGCGACGACGGGATCCCCGCGGACGCCGCCGCCTGGGAGGCGCTGCTGGCGCCGCGGCTCGGCGGACGCGCGGACGGGACGGGATCGGCGCCGACGGCGGCGACGATCGCTCCCAGCGGGAAGGAACCCGCGACCCCGGCCACCAAGACGACCGCGAAGAACGACCGCCCCTTCGAGGAGATCCTGCTGCGCGGCGGCCTACGCCTCTACGTGCGCGAGGACCGCAGCCTGCCGGTGGCGACGCTCAGCCTCTACGCCGCCGGCGGCGTCTGCCACCAGGCGCCGGGGCGGGAGGGGCTGGCCCACCTGACGCAGCAGGTCCAGGCCAAGGCGACGGCGCGGGAGGACGCCGCCGCGCTGCACGCCGCCGTCGAGGGCTGCGGCGCCTCGCTCTCCCCCTTCTCGGCGCGCGACCACACGGGGCTGTCGCTGACGGGCTTGACGGCCCGCCTGGACCCCCTGCT
This window harbors:
- a CDS encoding pitrilysin family protein, translating into AVCNIWVRVGSNLEPDGVRGWAHGIEHLLFKGTARRAEGDFAREVADLGGTTNAGTGYETTNYHITVPAEHLPAAVDILHDALFHSEFEPAALDAERKVLVHENHMYDDQPSGFGVTWRWGLELARDVSPYRHPIGGRDEDLLSTPRERIVDFWRAAYQPDRMTAVVVGDVEAGAVLDLLAATFGPEAPPRPYELPSPAGEPPHDRLRARLARGDLQRVYGKLLLPGVAENDPDQPALAVVQQILSDGRSARLYRRIQEEMQLVGGIGLLSESGPREGLLVVDFETDAAKVAAAVAEIGGLLQEMKDAPPDETELDRARIRTERGYAFGLETVQGRAANLGWHDAMGDPQAAFDWPQRVAAVTGADVQRLCRRLFVREEAAVLVYAPADGGDDGIPADAAAWEALLAPRLGGRADGTGSAPTAATIAPSGKEPATPATKTTAKNDRPFEEILLRGGLRLYVREDRSLPVATLSLYAAGGVCHQAPGREGLAHLTQQVQAKATAREDAAALHAAVEGCGASLSPFSARDHTGLSLTGLTARLDPLLERLGRLACAPAFPADELEQERRLALDDLQAQQDDPFQAAARALRAAMYPDHPYGSPMAGTEDSLPGLTRDDLVAHHARVWTSRNVHVVVSGDVDRDRLAARIETILGDLPDAPSPPLPPLDRVPAAAGVERLRIERDVRQSVVLCGWRGPLDPNTDRAALALLQSLLNGQSGRLFEALRNRRSLCYTTGMQAARGFAPGMLVGYVLTDPATEDAAAAALVEELRRVAAEPAAAVEFARARARLLGNLLISRQSNAARASRCGADVLYGRAPNNIAHHLKEIRALTPRRVRDAAARYLGSDDHWETVLGPV